The proteins below are encoded in one region of Paraburkholderia aromaticivorans:
- a CDS encoding FUSC family protein, translating into MTLVGTLAQLCHTAIFGLGRELAAWKASRARATFGAQAMLSVALSVALANALNLSDTWWAAISGFAVMQTSFAGSVQRAAHRIIGTVIGAALGTIAGPWIGDRPWVFVPALGAIGAVAVYRANGSKAAYAWILGGVTALMVTYEAHKFASVRATALFAALRVAEVAVGTLACLLVASVFHFGPKWYRRNRTPLEASTARVAGESGVTSAADLTPPLESARSTRMLLCLQAALSITILASLTYVLHLPGFAQAMVTAIAVLIVPPGLAADRTQQPVMEKMVQRVAGCLLAGVIGVALLPLMQGQAILCMLALSIGVWAGCHVQTGREGASYVGRQFTIAFIMVFVQDHHWSSDPLPALMRLSGILTGIVVLAVVMLVTSRLYISPMPQDAGR; encoded by the coding sequence ATGACGCTCGTCGGCACGCTTGCTCAACTCTGCCACACGGCCATCTTCGGGCTCGGGCGTGAACTGGCGGCCTGGAAGGCTTCCAGAGCGCGCGCGACATTTGGGGCCCAGGCGATGCTCTCAGTCGCGCTCTCTGTGGCGCTGGCAAACGCGTTGAATCTATCGGACACGTGGTGGGCCGCGATCAGCGGCTTCGCGGTCATGCAAACGAGTTTTGCCGGCTCCGTGCAGCGTGCCGCACACCGCATCATAGGCACGGTGATAGGCGCCGCGCTCGGGACCATCGCCGGGCCCTGGATCGGTGACCGCCCGTGGGTGTTTGTGCCCGCGCTGGGGGCGATCGGCGCTGTCGCGGTGTATCGAGCCAACGGGTCCAAAGCGGCCTACGCCTGGATTCTGGGCGGCGTGACGGCCCTGATGGTGACGTACGAGGCGCACAAGTTCGCGTCCGTCCGGGCGACCGCATTATTTGCGGCGCTGCGAGTCGCCGAGGTCGCGGTTGGAACACTCGCTTGCCTGCTGGTGGCGAGCGTATTTCATTTCGGGCCGAAGTGGTATCGAAGGAACAGGACGCCCTTGGAGGCTTCAACCGCTCGCGTGGCGGGCGAGTCCGGTGTGACTTCCGCTGCGGATTTGACGCCGCCACTGGAATCGGCGCGCTCGACCCGCATGCTGTTGTGCTTGCAAGCCGCGCTGTCCATCACAATCCTTGCATCCCTGACTTACGTTCTGCATCTGCCGGGTTTCGCGCAAGCCATGGTCACGGCGATCGCGGTGTTGATCGTGCCGCCGGGCCTGGCAGCAGACAGAACGCAACAGCCGGTCATGGAAAAGATGGTACAGCGCGTGGCCGGCTGCCTGCTGGCCGGTGTGATCGGTGTGGCGCTGCTCCCTCTGATGCAGGGGCAAGCAATCCTATGCATGCTCGCGCTGTCCATCGGCGTGTGGGCAGGATGTCACGTGCAAACGGGACGAGAAGGAGCAAGCTACGTGGGCCGGCAATTCACCATCGCGTTCATCATGGTGTTTGTCCAGGATCACCATTGGTCGTCCGATCCGTTACCGGCGCTCATGCGGCTATCCGGCATTCTCACCGGGATTGTCGTGTTGGCAGTGGTGATGCTCGTGACCAGCCGGCTTTATATTTCGCCCATGCCTCAGGATGCTGGTCGTTAA
- a CDS encoding porin: MKRIALSTVSLALLSATGAVHAQNSVTLYGVIDEAFQYVHNANPEGKNLYQMAGGNLQGNRWGLKGTEDLGGGLKAIFQLENGFDINNGQLNQGGRMFGRQAYVGLAHQAYGTVTLGRQYDPVVDLVQPLTADNYFGSTFTTPGDVDNNDNSSRTNSAVKYTSPTWSGFQFEGMYAFGGVAGQTGSQQTWSGAATYGTGPFSVAAGYIRMNNASSSVIRPNNAFTSTSDGTIDSIVNGAYATAKSIGIASVAVQFVTGPFTASARYSNAQYKPDGASTFFSTERYNVAGGYFGYQVTPAALLGLGYTYTHGSGDTSASYNQVSLGGDYNLSKRTDLYLVGAWQHASGTQRNPRSSPPQQLQTAVASVADYGFTGDSRTQEIVSLGIRHKF, encoded by the coding sequence ATGAAACGAATCGCTCTATCTACCGTCTCGCTTGCACTGCTCAGTGCAACCGGCGCAGTACATGCACAAAACAGCGTTACCCTATACGGCGTCATCGATGAAGCGTTTCAGTACGTGCACAACGCCAATCCGGAGGGCAAGAACCTGTACCAGATGGCTGGCGGCAACCTGCAGGGCAACCGCTGGGGCCTGAAGGGTACGGAAGATCTCGGCGGCGGCCTGAAGGCGATCTTCCAGTTGGAAAACGGCTTTGACATCAACAACGGCCAACTGAACCAGGGTGGCCGCATGTTCGGCCGTCAGGCGTATGTCGGCCTGGCGCATCAAGCGTACGGCACCGTGACGCTTGGCCGTCAATATGACCCGGTCGTCGACCTGGTTCAGCCGCTAACGGCTGACAACTACTTCGGCAGCACATTCACGACTCCGGGCGACGTCGACAACAACGACAACAGTTCGCGCACGAACAGCGCGGTCAAGTACACCTCGCCGACGTGGTCGGGCTTCCAGTTCGAAGGCATGTACGCGTTCGGCGGCGTGGCAGGCCAGACGGGTTCGCAGCAAACGTGGTCGGGTGCGGCAACTTACGGAACGGGTCCGTTCAGCGTGGCAGCAGGCTACATCCGCATGAACAACGCCAGTTCGAGCGTAATACGGCCGAACAACGCCTTCACGAGCACGTCTGACGGCACGATCGATTCGATCGTCAACGGGGCATATGCAACGGCAAAGTCGATCGGCATCGCCTCGGTTGCCGTGCAATTCGTCACCGGCCCGTTCACGGCCAGCGCGCGTTACAGCAATGCGCAATACAAGCCTGACGGCGCGTCGACGTTCTTTTCGACCGAGCGCTACAACGTGGCCGGCGGCTATTTTGGCTACCAGGTGACACCGGCTGCGTTGCTGGGGCTCGGCTATACCTACACACACGGCTCGGGCGACACGTCCGCATCCTATAACCAGGTTTCACTGGGTGGGGACTACAACCTGTCGAAGCGCACGGACCTTTACCTGGTGGGGGCCTGGCAGCACGCGAGCGGCACGCAGCGGAATCCGCGCAGTTCGCCACCGCAGCAGCTACAAACCGCGGTTGCATCGGTGGCTGACTACGGCTTCACGGGGGATTCGCGCACGCAAGAAATCGTCAGCCTTGGTATTCGTCACAAGTTCTAA
- a CDS encoding LysR family transcriptional regulator, producing the protein MNLGRIDLNLLRVFDAVFEDRNLVLAGKRLNLSQSAVSHALGRLRDALEDDLFVRTSKGMEPTARAVAMAAPLRNALHQIQVALGDEPFRPDVAEREFVVAANDYITMLLLGRLSQRLAAEAPMVNLVIRPSTRLDLAGQIDIGRIDIAIGIFAEVPPRFQSMMVWQQRDVLVTRQDHPIGDRAVTHDDLLSYPLVAVSLGGAEEGAVGGFIVERGLARQSEMFDRQALEDAFPEGLARPRLRVAVAHSLAIPALLRHSEMFAIVPSPLGREFERYGELKTRATPYPPPESAVRAVWHARNAHDPALQWLRAQILDIGRQVRS; encoded by the coding sequence ATGAACCTCGGCCGGATCGACCTTAATCTCTTGCGAGTATTCGACGCAGTGTTCGAGGACCGCAATCTGGTCCTTGCCGGAAAGCGGTTGAATCTTAGCCAGTCCGCCGTGAGTCACGCGCTGGGGCGGTTGCGGGACGCACTGGAGGATGACCTGTTCGTCCGGACCTCGAAAGGGATGGAGCCAACCGCGCGTGCGGTCGCGATGGCAGCCCCGCTGCGCAACGCACTGCACCAGATTCAGGTGGCGCTGGGCGACGAGCCGTTCCGGCCTGACGTTGCTGAACGCGAGTTTGTCGTCGCGGCGAACGACTACATCACGATGCTTCTTCTCGGCCGTCTCAGTCAGAGACTTGCCGCCGAAGCGCCAATGGTGAACCTTGTCATACGGCCTTCCACGCGGTTGGATCTCGCCGGCCAGATCGACATCGGCCGGATCGACATCGCCATCGGAATTTTTGCGGAAGTGCCCCCGCGCTTTCAGTCGATGATGGTGTGGCAGCAGAGAGATGTGCTGGTGACGCGTCAGGATCATCCCATTGGCGACCGGGCCGTTACTCATGACGACCTGTTGAGCTATCCACTTGTCGCCGTCTCGCTCGGTGGCGCGGAAGAGGGGGCGGTTGGCGGTTTTATCGTTGAACGGGGCTTGGCGCGGCAGTCGGAAATGTTTGACCGGCAGGCGCTGGAGGATGCCTTTCCAGAGGGACTCGCGCGTCCGCGGCTGCGGGTCGCTGTGGCTCATTCGCTGGCGATCCCTGCCTTGCTGCGTCACAGCGAGATGTTCGCCATCGTACCCTCCCCATTGGGACGCGAGTTCGAGCGCTACGGCGAGCTGAAAACGCGCGCGACGCCGTACCCGCCGCCGGAGTCCGCGGTCAGGGCGGTGTGGCATGCGCGAAACGCCCACGACCCGGCGTTACAGTGGCTGCGGGCTCAGATACTCGACATCGGCCGGCAGGTTCGAAGCTAG
- a CDS encoding MFS transporter: MSTQDIGQQNVLNVEQFIDERRFSPYQWLILFFCFLIVALDGFDTSAIGFVAPAIAKEWGVTKIALGPVLSAALVGLAFGALLAGPVADRIGRRKVLIGSVCFFGVWTIACVFASGVWQLSVFRFLTGIGLGAALPNATTLLSEYVPARSRSLLLNVMFCGFTLGASAGGVVSAALIPDFGWRAIFVAGGIAPVLLACALVALPESVRFMVIKGWPDEQIRRVLRRIANGEPVTVSKFSVSDRVSEKEKAPLTLILSARYRFGTLMLWVAYFMGLLVYYMLTSWMPTMIHEAGFTLRQASLVSALFPAGGVIGALGCGWLMDRFNPWRVVALAFLLLAGAVCAMGQGTDNVLSLGIATFVAGVCMTGAQMSMLALAALFYPTHGRASGVAWMLGIGRLGGILGALGGGALSAAGYSMIAILTSMAAPACVAAMALLVAVSVKKKQGSLQAVIVDPSP; this comes from the coding sequence ATGAGCACACAGGATATCGGCCAGCAGAATGTACTCAACGTCGAGCAGTTCATCGACGAACGTAGATTTTCACCCTATCAGTGGCTGATTTTGTTTTTCTGCTTTCTGATCGTCGCACTGGACGGATTCGATACCAGCGCAATCGGTTTCGTTGCGCCGGCGATCGCGAAAGAGTGGGGGGTGACAAAAATCGCGCTTGGCCCCGTACTGAGTGCGGCGCTCGTGGGTCTCGCATTCGGTGCGCTGCTTGCCGGACCTGTTGCCGACAGGATCGGGCGTCGCAAGGTCTTGATCGGATCAGTCTGCTTTTTCGGCGTGTGGACGATCGCCTGCGTGTTCGCTTCGGGTGTCTGGCAACTGTCGGTCTTTCGCTTTTTGACCGGAATCGGGCTTGGCGCAGCACTTCCCAACGCGACGACGTTGTTGTCGGAATATGTGCCGGCGAGATCTCGATCCTTGCTGCTGAACGTCATGTTCTGCGGATTCACTTTAGGCGCTTCGGCCGGTGGTGTGGTGTCGGCTGCATTGATACCTGACTTCGGATGGCGCGCGATCTTCGTCGCGGGCGGCATTGCCCCTGTCCTGCTTGCATGTGCTCTTGTTGCGCTGCCGGAGTCAGTACGATTCATGGTGATCAAGGGCTGGCCGGATGAGCAGATTCGTCGAGTACTTCGAAGAATTGCCAATGGTGAACCAGTGACTGTTTCAAAGTTCTCTGTCTCTGACCGGGTGAGCGAGAAGGAAAAAGCGCCGCTTACTCTAATCCTTTCTGCGCGTTACAGGTTCGGCACGTTGATGCTATGGGTAGCGTACTTCATGGGCCTGCTTGTCTATTACATGCTGACAAGCTGGATGCCGACGATGATCCATGAAGCGGGGTTCACATTGCGTCAGGCGTCGCTAGTGTCGGCACTGTTTCCGGCGGGTGGCGTAATCGGCGCATTGGGTTGTGGCTGGTTGATGGACCGCTTTAATCCTTGGCGAGTGGTCGCGCTCGCATTTCTGTTGCTGGCTGGTGCTGTCTGCGCAATGGGACAAGGCACTGACAATGTTCTGTCGCTTGGGATCGCGACTTTCGTGGCGGGTGTCTGCATGACGGGCGCACAAATGTCGATGCTGGCCCTCGCGGCGCTGTTCTATCCCACGCACGGACGCGCGTCCGGCGTTGCGTGGATGCTGGGCATCGGGCGCTTGGGAGGCATTCTCGGCGCGCTCGGTGGCGGAGCGCTTTCGGCTGCCGGCTACAGCATGATCGCCATTTTGACCTCGATGGCCGCGCCCGCCTGTGTCGCGGCGATGGCATTGCTTGTCGCGGTGTCGGTCAAGAAGAAGCAGGGAAGCTTGCAGGCGGTGATTGTCGATCCGAGTCCGTGA
- a CDS encoding DUF4863 family protein, translating to MSQANNPSSRDELIARCLPFLEEVKDLTTGNEVEQWLNEKYGTSSEFYKDLQRLITIGVVKEGWAANIEISGRKYRRARLVEPSEETFGFSITAVYMDSTGNDQNNPEGSFRGDYHAHPYGEFNMVVSLNEGAALAGPNGWCYGGWTAPAPGSHHYPEAKGGAIIALFFLPAGRIAYNVKAPDAN from the coding sequence TTGTCACAAGCCAATAACCCAAGCAGTAGAGATGAACTGATAGCGAGATGCCTGCCCTTTCTTGAGGAGGTCAAGGACCTGACTACGGGTAACGAAGTCGAACAGTGGCTCAACGAAAAATACGGCACGTCGAGCGAGTTCTATAAAGATCTCCAACGCCTGATCACGATTGGCGTAGTGAAAGAAGGCTGGGCGGCGAACATTGAAATATCCGGACGCAAGTATCGGCGCGCACGTCTTGTCGAACCGTCGGAAGAGACCTTTGGATTCAGCATTACGGCTGTTTATATGGACAGCACCGGCAATGACCAGAACAATCCGGAGGGAAGCTTCCGGGGTGATTACCACGCGCATCCCTACGGCGAATTCAACATGGTGGTGTCGCTAAACGAAGGTGCGGCCCTCGCCGGCCCGAACGGTTGGTGTTATGGCGGCTGGACCGCACCGGCGCCGGGCAGTCATCATTACCCGGAAGCAAAGGGCGGTGCAATTATCGCTTTGTTTTTTCTGCCTGCAGGGCGCATTGCGTACAACGTCAAGGCGCCTGACGCAAATTGA
- a CDS encoding class I adenylate-forming enzyme family protein, translating into MENDGKAAFRPYVDALLDQLESQSDRAVLRYLDHDVTGRTLRSAIFRYARALAVLGIGRGSLVALLAPNCPDALAIRYAANLLGAATMFVPASANAERRAALLARVQPTLLVAFPETLHLIPVAVESHVVFVGVGPASSRLDKLAQVLSDLPLRRRLRADDLAVVVSSGGTTGVPKCSRRSFATYSTMVCAAHDQDRRQLINGPLAYLSQVLVDTTLIGGGTVVLKRRYGPAETLATIESERITDVLLVEPQLFETMDHPDAGRRDLSSLRAIAHIGGSAPAILRQRAIARLGPVLTHLYGASETGLVSILPPSAYEANPDVLGCAGRIRPGVEVRLRGADGTLARAGQCGNIEVKSAAVADGYYHQPVDEAQKFQDGWCLTGDVGFIDEAANLHVLGRAADVAEIDGLTIGPTHIEDVLCRLPDVRYAVALAANKAVGEHGWNALIEPWVAGQADVARCMRRLEIALGPLVARRIRIVVADRVPLTEQGKADRTAIEMIVRGDPRSSHAALQSVITLIADRRLSGRRNASANEPQPTT; encoded by the coding sequence GTGGAGAACGACGGAAAAGCAGCCTTTCGGCCCTATGTTGACGCCCTGCTCGATCAATTGGAAAGTCAATCTGATCGGGCAGTACTGCGCTATCTCGACCATGACGTAACGGGCAGGACCCTGCGAAGCGCAATATTTCGCTATGCGCGGGCGCTTGCGGTGCTTGGCATCGGCCGGGGCTCCCTGGTCGCACTGCTCGCCCCCAATTGCCCGGACGCGCTTGCGATTCGCTACGCAGCAAACCTCCTTGGCGCGGCTACGATGTTCGTGCCAGCGTCTGCGAACGCCGAACGGCGCGCAGCCTTGCTGGCCCGCGTCCAACCGACGCTTCTCGTGGCCTTCCCGGAAACGCTTCACCTCATTCCCGTTGCGGTCGAGAGCCACGTGGTCTTCGTCGGCGTCGGTCCCGCGTCTTCGCGCCTGGACAAGCTCGCGCAAGTGCTGTCGGATCTGCCGTTGCGCAGACGACTGAGGGCCGATGACCTCGCAGTCGTCGTCTCGTCGGGCGGCACGACGGGTGTGCCGAAATGCAGCCGACGGTCCTTCGCGACGTATTCGACGATGGTCTGCGCAGCGCACGACCAAGACCGGCGTCAGCTTATCAATGGCCCGCTCGCCTACCTGTCGCAAGTGCTCGTCGACACCACGCTAATCGGTGGCGGCACGGTCGTGCTGAAGCGTCGGTACGGTCCCGCGGAGACGCTCGCGACGATCGAATCGGAACGCATCACCGACGTGCTTCTCGTCGAGCCGCAGCTGTTCGAAACAATGGACCACCCCGACGCCGGCCGGCGCGACCTGTCGTCGCTGCGCGCCATTGCGCACATTGGCGGGTCGGCGCCTGCGATATTGCGGCAACGCGCGATCGCGCGTCTGGGTCCTGTGCTCACCCATCTGTACGGTGCAAGCGAAACCGGGCTCGTCAGCATTCTTCCGCCATCCGCGTACGAGGCGAATCCGGACGTGCTGGGTTGCGCGGGCCGTATTCGACCTGGCGTCGAGGTACGTTTGCGCGGCGCCGATGGAACGCTGGCGCGTGCGGGACAGTGCGGAAACATTGAAGTGAAGTCGGCCGCTGTGGCGGACGGTTACTACCATCAGCCGGTCGACGAGGCTCAAAAGTTTCAGGACGGCTGGTGCCTGACCGGCGACGTCGGTTTCATCGACGAAGCAGCCAATCTGCACGTTCTCGGCCGCGCGGCCGATGTCGCGGAAATCGATGGACTGACGATTGGCCCAACCCATATCGAAGATGTCCTGTGCCGCTTACCTGACGTTCGCTACGCCGTGGCGCTGGCCGCAAACAAGGCTGTCGGCGAACACGGATGGAACGCGCTGATCGAACCATGGGTCGCTGGGCAGGCGGACGTTGCGCGATGCATGCGCAGGCTCGAAATCGCCCTCGGCCCTTTGGTCGCCAGGCGGATTCGCATCGTCGTGGCAGATCGCGTGCCGCTTACTGAACAGGGAAAAGCAGACCGCACCGCAATCGAAATGATCGTGCGAGGCGACCCGCGGTCGAGCCACGCCGCGCTCCAATCGGTCATCACTCTCATCGCTGACCGGCGGCTGAGCGGTCGCCGGAATGCCTCCGCCAATGAACCCCAACCCACCACATGA
- a CDS encoding porin → MKRGRFAAFGLGMLSASAFAQSSVTLYGLIDTGIEYVSHANSAGDHVVRMPAISGELPSRWGIRGTEDLGGGWKAIFTLENGFNTRAGDIGQGGRLFGRQAWVGLDGPWGALTFGRQYNMVYWALSDADMLGPDVHGIGALDNYLPNARSDNSIVYKGTYKGVTVGASYSFGRDSAGTGNSPGQGTCAGQIPGQFNPCHEWSAMLKYDGASFGVATAYDEQRGGANAAANFFDGIGTFPTTSGADKDTRIEANGYVKFAGLKVGAGWLGRHVETNSMAAPDVRSNLYFVGAEYFVTPSFVIDGEGFRIVVREQDARATMTSLRATYFLSKATAVYIGGTYLWNSAKAHFSASVGGGGTTPAAGVGQFGAMAGIRHLF, encoded by the coding sequence ATGAAGCGTGGAAGGTTTGCAGCGTTCGGTCTCGGGATGTTGAGTGCATCGGCTTTCGCACAAAGCAGCGTCACGCTGTACGGTTTGATCGATACCGGCATCGAGTATGTATCTCATGCGAATTCCGCTGGCGACCACGTCGTTCGGATGCCGGCCATCAGCGGGGAATTGCCGTCCCGGTGGGGGATCCGCGGAACCGAGGACCTCGGGGGCGGCTGGAAGGCCATCTTTACGCTCGAGAATGGCTTCAATACGAGAGCCGGAGACATTGGACAAGGAGGACGTCTTTTCGGCCGCCAGGCGTGGGTCGGCCTCGATGGGCCGTGGGGGGCGCTAACCTTTGGACGCCAATACAACATGGTGTATTGGGCTTTGTCTGATGCGGACATGCTGGGCCCCGATGTCCACGGGATTGGCGCGCTGGACAATTATCTGCCCAATGCGCGGAGCGATAACAGCATCGTCTACAAGGGCACCTATAAAGGAGTGACAGTCGGCGCCTCGTATTCGTTCGGACGCGACTCGGCTGGCACCGGCAATTCGCCCGGGCAGGGCACATGCGCTGGTCAGATTCCAGGTCAGTTCAACCCATGTCACGAGTGGAGTGCGATGCTCAAGTACGACGGAGCAAGCTTTGGCGTTGCAACTGCGTACGACGAACAGCGAGGCGGTGCAAACGCCGCAGCGAATTTCTTTGACGGCATCGGGACGTTTCCCACTACGTCGGGCGCAGACAAGGACACGCGTATCGAGGCGAACGGTTACGTGAAATTTGCCGGGTTAAAGGTCGGAGCGGGGTGGCTCGGAAGACACGTCGAGACGAACTCCATGGCGGCGCCCGACGTACGGTCGAATCTCTACTTCGTAGGCGCCGAGTATTTCGTGACACCGAGCTTTGTGATCGATGGCGAAGGCTTTCGGATCGTGGTCCGGGAGCAGGATGCACGGGCAACGATGACATCGCTTCGCGCCACTTACTTCTTGTCGAAAGCCACGGCTGTCTATATAGGCGGTACGTATTTGTGGAACAGCGCCAAGGCGCACTTTTCTGCGAGCGTGGGCGGCGGGGGCACGACACCGGCGGCGGGTGTGGGTCAGTTCGGTGCGATGGCAGGAATTCGGCACCTGTTCTGA
- a CDS encoding nitroreductase, translating into MHSDAQVVDSVIRSRKAVRVFRPDAVPQKDIIEILDVARAAPSNSNMQPWRVHVLRGRSKESLSEALVRAHVADLHPPLQHVPDPMPEAYRPMQEEFGARYYGALGIDKADVAGRAGATGRNFGFFGAPVGLIFTIDARLKKHSWLDYGLFLQTVMLAARARGLDTCPQVSFARYQTIIAEHLSLEPGVDVVCGMSLGYADPDSVVNRLAIPREAVEKFATFVGFDEEA; encoded by the coding sequence ATGCATTCGGACGCTCAAGTCGTCGATTCGGTTATCCGGTCACGGAAAGCCGTTCGCGTTTTTCGTCCCGATGCCGTCCCACAGAAAGACATCATTGAGATTCTTGATGTCGCTCGCGCAGCGCCAAGCAACTCGAACATGCAACCGTGGCGGGTTCACGTGCTGCGCGGACGAAGTAAGGAGTCGTTGAGCGAGGCCCTTGTGCGCGCCCATGTCGCGGATTTGCATCCGCCGCTTCAGCATGTTCCAGACCCGATGCCGGAAGCTTATCGCCCGATGCAGGAGGAGTTCGGTGCGCGATACTACGGTGCCCTTGGTATCGACAAGGCGGACGTTGCCGGCCGAGCCGGCGCGACAGGCCGGAACTTTGGATTTTTTGGGGCACCTGTCGGCCTGATCTTCACTATCGACGCGAGACTAAAAAAGCACAGTTGGCTCGACTATGGTCTCTTTCTGCAGACGGTCATGCTCGCAGCGCGCGCACGGGGCCTCGATACGTGCCCGCAAGTGTCGTTCGCGCGTTATCAGACGATCATTGCGGAACATCTCTCACTCGAGCCGGGCGTCGACGTGGTGTGCGGAATGTCGCTGGGTTACGCAGACCCGGATTCAGTGGTCAACAGACTCGCTATTCCGCGTGAGGCGGTCGAAAAATTTGCAACGTTTGTCGGCTTCGACGAAGAGGCATAG
- a CDS encoding TerB family tellurite resistance protein, with protein MRHYQCNSPEAAGRILAACLLIDGHLSLTELDALDRCGMERRLLLNRYRLLSIVQTLYEDLTRSGYLSWSDICQVDPTTLAWLAADVQDRRLRRDIMELCSEAVMADRGHCDREAEFLRLLRDAWQLPARPVRQVALAGTSAS; from the coding sequence ATGCGTCACTATCAATGCAACAGTCCCGAGGCAGCGGGCCGCATCCTGGCAGCATGCCTGCTAATCGATGGACACCTCAGCCTCACCGAACTCGACGCGCTCGATCGCTGCGGCATGGAAAGGCGCCTGTTGTTGAATCGATACCGATTGCTCTCGATCGTGCAAACGCTGTACGAAGACCTGACGCGCTCCGGGTATCTGAGTTGGAGCGACATTTGTCAGGTCGATCCCACGACGCTCGCCTGGCTCGCGGCTGATGTGCAGGATCGGCGACTCCGTCGCGACATCATGGAACTGTGCAGCGAAGCCGTCATGGCGGATCGTGGCCACTGCGATCGCGAAGCCGAGTTCCTGAGGCTGCTGCGCGACGCTTGGCAACTTCCGGCCCGTCCTGTTCGGCAAGTTGCGCTAGCGGGCACGTCCGCTTCGTAA
- a CDS encoding LysR family transcriptional regulator has protein sequence MDMLQGIRAFAQVASAGSFTAAAQQLAIGTPQVSRAIADLETHLNTRLLNRTTRQVALTEAGERYLFHCEAILTRLAEAEAEALGLSSEPSGTLKIGVTASFDRHHLPHLISSYQERYPQVSVSVTLAQQVTEIPLSHYDVLLLCSSDPPEPRMASECLGATSSILCASSDYLARYGVLQTLTDLKQHRCIRLADDPSSNQWVFDGPNGHEAFSVGNTVLQCNLSDILHDSIQAGLGIGPLPVSVGMPGLRTGSLVRVLPEYRMTARNAYVLYSSAPHLDAKIRAWVEFLKEALPQRLASDQAALSWLVTTLPDVGTMPGNVTQNHAL, from the coding sequence ATGGATATGTTGCAGGGCATCCGTGCCTTTGCTCAGGTTGCTTCCGCGGGCAGCTTTACGGCGGCGGCTCAACAGCTAGCGATCGGCACGCCTCAGGTTTCGCGCGCCATAGCGGACCTTGAAACGCATCTGAACACTCGCCTGTTAAATAGAACTACTCGGCAGGTGGCATTGACTGAAGCAGGGGAGCGATACCTTTTTCACTGTGAAGCGATTCTCACGCGTTTGGCAGAGGCGGAGGCGGAGGCCTTGGGATTGAGCTCCGAGCCGTCCGGGACGCTTAAGATCGGCGTGACCGCCAGCTTTGATCGGCACCATCTGCCTCATCTGATCTCAAGCTATCAGGAGCGGTATCCACAGGTTTCGGTGAGCGTAACGCTGGCGCAACAGGTAACGGAAATACCGCTCAGCCACTATGACGTGTTACTTCTTTGCTCCTCGGATCCACCTGAGCCGCGCATGGCCTCTGAATGTCTTGGTGCGACGTCGTCAATCCTGTGTGCGTCGTCGGACTATCTAGCGCGGTACGGAGTGCTGCAAACACTCACTGATCTCAAGCAACATCGATGCATACGTCTGGCTGACGACCCGTCATCCAATCAGTGGGTGTTCGACGGGCCAAATGGACATGAAGCATTTTCGGTTGGCAACACAGTTCTCCAATGCAATCTGAGCGACATACTCCATGATTCCATTCAGGCAGGTTTGGGCATTGGTCCTTTGCCGGTTTCGGTTGGGATGCCCGGATTGCGCACCGGGTCGTTGGTGCGTGTCCTGCCCGAGTACAGGATGACGGCACGCAATGCCTATGTGCTTTATTCCTCTGCCCCGCATCTCGATGCAAAAATCAGGGCGTGGGTCGAGTTTCTCAAGGAAGCATTGCCGCAACGTCTCGCTAGTGACCAGGCCGCATTGTCATGGCTTGTCACGACGTTGCCCGACGTTGGCACGATGCCGGGCAACGTCACGCAAAACCATGCTCTCTAG
- a CDS encoding NADPH-dependent FMN reductase — protein MRASIFQNMTVKILAFCGSSRRESLNRKLLEIAASAAQADGAEVTFIALADFPLPIYDVDIESTHGVPERVRALQELFAKHDALLVASPEHNGGYTAVLKNMLDWVSRPTATGSSGLTLFTGKVAAVVSASPGPMGGIRAMLGMRGVLEKLGAILIPQGFSLGSAHQAFGENGGLVDEKADAEVRRVGLGLVGVTKQLTTH, from the coding sequence GTGCGCGCATCTATTTTTCAAAATATGACAGTAAAGATCCTTGCCTTCTGCGGGAGTTCCCGCCGTGAGTCCCTTAATCGAAAACTGCTGGAAATAGCTGCATCTGCTGCACAAGCGGATGGCGCAGAAGTCACGTTTATCGCACTCGCCGACTTTCCCTTGCCGATCTATGACGTTGATATCGAAAGTACGCATGGTGTTCCTGAGCGGGTGCGAGCACTGCAGGAATTGTTCGCCAAACATGATGCGCTGTTAGTCGCTTCGCCTGAGCATAACGGCGGCTACACCGCTGTGCTCAAGAATATGCTGGACTGGGTCAGCAGGCCGACCGCGACGGGAAGCTCCGGCCTCACGCTGTTCACGGGTAAGGTGGCCGCGGTTGTTTCAGCATCACCGGGGCCGATGGGCGGTATTCGAGCGATGCTCGGAATGCGTGGTGTTCTTGAGAAGCTGGGCGCGATCCTGATTCCTCAAGGGTTCTCGCTGGGTTCTGCGCATCAGGCATTTGGCGAAAATGGCGGGCTCGTCGATGAGAAGGCAGACGCCGAGGTGCGACGTGTCGGTCTTGGTCTCGTCGGCGTGACAAAGCAACTGACCACCCACTGA